From a single Brassica rapa cultivar Chiifu-401-42 chromosome A01, CAAS_Brap_v3.01, whole genome shotgun sequence genomic region:
- the LOC103839298 gene encoding receptor-like cytoplasmic kinase 1 isoform X1, with protein sequence MSCFGCFGGGEDFRRVSETGPKPFHNRDGINAHHHKADPPKNSPVIQMQPISVPAIPADELKDITDNYGSKSLIGEGSYGRVFYGVLKTGNAAAIKKLDSSKQPDQEFLAQVSMVSRLRQDNVVALLGYCVDGPLRVLAYEFASNGSLHDILHGRKGVKGAQPGPVLSWNQRVKIAVGAARGLEYLHEKANTHVIHRDIKSSNVLLFDDDVAKIADFDLSNQAPDMAARLHSTRVLGTFGYHAPEYAMTGTLSTKSDVYSFGVVLLELLTGRKPVDHTLPRGQQSLVTWATPKLSEDKVKQCVDARLNGEYPPKAVAKLAAVAALCVQYEADFRPNMSIVVKALQPLLNPPRSAPQTPHRNNPY encoded by the exons ATGAGCTGCTTTGGCTGTTTTGGTGGTGGTGAGGATTTTCGTAGGGTTTCCGAAACCGGACCAAAGCCATTCCACAACCGAGACG GTATCAATGCTCACCATCATAAGGCAGATCCACCAAAGAACTCACCAGTCATTCAGATGCAGCCTATCTCTGTTCCCGCCATTCCAGCTGACGAACTAAAGGACATAACCGATAACTACGGGTCAAAGTCCTTGATTGGCGAGGGCTCTTATGGAAGAGTGTTTTACGGTGTTCTCAAAACCGGAAACGCAGCTGCCATCAAGAAGCTTGATTCAAGTAAGCAACCTGATCAAGAGTTTCTCGCGCAG GTATCAATGGTTTCGAGATTGCGTCAAGACAATGTCGTTGCGCTTCTGGGGTACTGCGTTGATGGACCGCTCCGTGTTCTTGCTTATGAATTTGCCTCTAATGGATCTCTTCATGATATTCTCCACG GTAGAAAAGGTGTGAAAGGAGCGCAGCCAGGTCCTGTCCTGTCGTGGAACCAGAGAGTTAAGATCGCTGTTGGTGCGGCTAGAGGGCTGGAGTACTTGCACGAGAAGGCAAACACTCATGTTATCCACAGAGACATCAAGTCTAGCAATGTGCTTTTGTTTGATGATGATGTCGCTAAGATTGCTGATTTCGATCTGTCTAATCAAGCCCCTGACATGGCTGCACGCCTTCATTCAACTCGTGTGCTGGGAACCTTTGGCTATCATGCTCCAGA GTATGCAATGACGGGAACATTGAGCACAAAGAGTGATGTGTATAGTTTTGGAGTTGTTCTGCTTGAGCTACTCACAGGTCGTAAACCAGTTGACCATACCTTACCACGTGGACAGCAGAGTCTTGTGACATGG GCAACCCCTAAACTGAGTGAAGACAAGGTGAAGCAGTGCGTTGATGCAAGACTAAACGGTGAATATCCTCCCAAAGCTGTTGCCAAG CTGGCTGCAGTAGCTGCGCTATGTGTGCAATACGAGGCAGACTTCAGGCCAAACATGAGCATAGTGGTGAAGGCTCTTCAGCCTCTGCTCAATCCTCCTCGCTCTGCTCCTCAAACTCCTCACAGGAACAACCCTTATTGA
- the LOC108871380 gene encoding glutathione S-transferase T3-like isoform X2 — translation MDPSNVPSQSASYVGLLHSQQGSVYHENFRYGSFHSSVNFAESNTFPAFSSQQPEDAPVDAQAARPVRRKWTPADDEVLISGWLNTSKDSIVANEQRSGAFWIRVAKYYADSVHGREDGVREHGCCKKRWHRINDDVNKFCGAYSAAQRQISSGESDTDVLKKAHEIFFSDQEHKFALEHAWCVLRFEQKWLSLNTPKAGGVSKRKNVQTDSQTFTNEGFVDVESRPEGVKAAKAKRNTGKGKSVAEIATVWEMKKDDLVRKERLSRLAILDSLLTKPVPLTDREESAKNKLLAELF, via the coding sequence atGGATCCAAGCAATGTTCCTAGTCAGTCCGCTAGCTACGTAGGACTGCTTCACAGTCAACAAGGAAGCGTTTATCATGAAAACTTCCGTTATGGAAGTTTTCATTCTAGTGTCAACTTTGCAGAATCCAATACATTTCCGGCTTTCAGTTCTCAGCAACCTGAAGACGCACCAGTAGACGCACAAGCTGCCCGTCCTGTAAGACGCAAGTGGACCCCTGCAGATGACGAGGTGCTGATCAGTGGGTGGCTCAACACTTCGAAGGATTCAATTGTTGCAAATGAGCAGAGGTCGGGGGCCTTCTGGATACGGGTTGCTAAGTATTATGCAGACAGTGTTCATGGAAGAGAGGATGGTGTGAGAGAGCACGGTTGTTGCAAGAAGAGGTGGCACAGAATCAATGATGATGTTAACAAGTTCTGTGGCGCATACTCGGCAGCTCAGCGCCAAATTAGCAGTGGTGAGTCTGACACAGACGTTCTGAAGAAAGCGCATGAAATTTTCTTCTCTGATCAAGAGCACAAGTTCGCACTTGAACATGCTTGGTGTGTGTTGAGGTTTGAACAGAAGTGGCTCAGCCTTAACACACCCAAAGCTGGTGGCGTTTCAAAGAGGAAGAATGTGCAGACAGATTCCCAAACTTTCACCAACGAAGGCTTCGTTGATGTTGAGAGCAGGCCCGAAGGTGTCAAGGCTGCTAAGGCTAAAAGAAATACGGGTAAAGGGAAGTCCGTTGCTGAGATTGCAACAGTTTGGGAAATGAAGAAGGACGATTTGGTGAGGAAGGAGAGACTGTCGAGGCTAGCCATACTAGACAGTCTCCTCACGAAGCCTGTTCCATTGACTGATAGGGAAGAATCTGCGAAGAATAAGCTCCTAGCCGAGTTATTCTGA
- the LOC108871380 gene encoding uncharacterized protein LOC108871380 isoform X3, translating to MGCYSYSQPSEDETLFGNNDDSDYSETEDLIRRDQAELSLERCSPVHYPPQPEVEFGFPQVCYCGAQPVLATSNTRNDQGRRYYTCANKDDGDCHIFKWWDDAVMDEMRARDVHVFQLAEKVESLTLLADYDTEEKLRKLEKIVGDMAKEKSCMIKGFECFVIGIVVLVVVIGMVVMLV from the exons ATGGGATGTTACAGCTACTCGCAACCATCAGAAGACGAGACTTTATTTGGAAACAATGACGACAGTGACTACAGCGAGACGGAGGATCTCATACGACGCGACCAAGCTGAGTTAAGCTTGGAACGTTGTTCACCGGTTCACTACCCTCCGCAACCGGAGGTAGAGTTTGGTTTCCCGCAGGTCTGCTATTGTGGTGCTCAGCCAGTGCTTGCAACGTCTAACACTAGGAATGATCAAG GGAGAAGATATTACACTTGTGCGAACAAGGACGACGGCGATTGCCATATTTTCAAATGGTGGGATGACGCGGTGATGGATGAGATGAGAGCCAGAGATGTACATGTGTTTCAGCTGGCTGAAAAGGTTGAAAGCCTAACCCTTTTAGCTGACTATGACACTGAGGAGAAGCTACGAAAGCTAGAGAAGATTGTTGGTGATATGGCTAAGGAGAAATCATGTATGATCAAAGGGTTTGAGTGCTTTGTAATAGGCATAGTTGTTCTTGTTGTGGTAATAGGCATGGTGGTTATGTTAGTCTAA
- the LOC108871380 gene encoding putative nuclease HARBI1 isoform X1, protein MASSSHYHYHKDDDDELDDIFEDLFEDFDFNPTLKERKKRVFIERHWEEGHQKLWNDYFSETPTYPHNLFQRRFRMNKELFLRIVNRLSTEVEYFQPGVDATGRSSLTPLQKCTAAIRQLAYGGGSDTVDEYVRIGETTARRCLHNFAAGIIDLFGEQYLRRPTPEDLQRLLYSGEQRGFPGMIRSIDCMHWEWKNCPTAWKGMYSRGTGKPMIVLEAVASYDLWIWHAFFGAPGTMNDLNILDRSPVFDDIINEIAPQVNFYVNGNPYHYAYYLTDGIYPKWATFIQSIRLPQTQKHSLFAQTQEAVRKDVERAFGVLQARFAVVRNSSNIWDKEKIGNIMRACIILHNMIVEDERSSRRDENVDEFEEGDVETFSVNMPSTVGSTLERRTSVRNRQVHQHLKNDLIENIWTKFGIIYNLYFLSIMSFSYVFYFLYFDVCIFFQKCNFLMFSILILHFYF, encoded by the coding sequence atGGCTTCTTCTTCCCATTATCATTACcacaaagatgatgatgatgaattagATGACATTTTTGAAGATTTATTTGAAGACTTTGATTTCAATCCCACACTAAAAGAGCGAAAAAAACGAGTTTTTATCGAGAGACACTGGGAGGAAGGCCATCAGAAACTCTGGAATGATTATTTTAGCGAAACTCCAACATACCCGCACAATTTATTCCAGCGACGGTTTCGGATGAACAAGGAATTATTCTTGCGTATTGTGAATCGTCTCTCTACAGAAGTCGAGTATTTTCAACCCGGAGTAGATGCTACCGGACGATCGAGTCTAACTCCGCTCCAAAAATGTACCGCAGCAATTCGTCAATTGGCGTACGGTGGTGGTTCTGACACAGTTGACGAATATGTCCGAATTGGGGAAACAACGGCAAGAAGGTGTTTGCACAATTTTGCTGCGGGAATAATCGACTTGTTTGGCGAACAATACCTAAGACGTCCCACACCGGAGGATCTGCAAAGACTACTTTATAGTGGAGAACAACGTGGGTTTCCAGGGATGATTAgaagcatcgactgtatgcattgggagtggaagaattgtcccacGGCTTGGAAAGGAATGTATTCACGAGGAACTGGAAAACCAATGATTGTCTTGGAGGCGGTAGCTTCATATGAcctctggatatggcacgcatttttTGGAGCTCCAGGTACTATGAACGATCTTAATATTCTCGATCGATCACccgtttttgatgacattattaACGAAATAGCGCCACAAGTTAACTTCTATGTTAATGGTAATCCATACCATTATGCATATTATCTCACCGATGGTATTTATCCGAAATGGGCTACATTTATTCAATCTATCCGACTACCACAAACTCAGAAGCATTCATTATTTGCTCAAACCCAAGAAGCTGTGCGAAAAGATGTTGAGCGTGCCTTCGGAGTCCTACAAGCTAGGTTTGCCGTTGTTAGAAATTCATCTAATATATGGGATAAAGAAAAAATAGGAaatattatgagagcatgtatcatactccataatatgattgtcgaaGATGAACGATCATCAAGAAGGGATGAGAACGTTGATGAATTTGAAGAAGGAGATGTGGAAACATTTTCCGTCAATATGCCTTCAACTGTCGGGAGTACACTTGAACGTCGAACGAGCGTTCGGAATAGACAAGTCCATcaacatttaaaaaatgatttgattgaaaatatatgGACTAAATTTggaataatatataatttgtattttctttCAATAATGtcattttcttatgttttctattttctttattttgatgtttgtattttctttcaaaaatgtaattttcttatgttttcaattttaatattacatttttatttttaa
- the LOC103839308 gene encoding S-adenosylmethionine synthase 2, translating to MESFLFTSESVNEGHPDKLCDQISDAILDACLEQDPESKVACETCTKTNMVMVFGEITTKANVDYEKIVRKTCREIGFVSADVGLDADNCKVLVNIEQQSPDIAQGVHGHLTKKPEEVGAGDQGHMFGYATDETPELMPLSHVLATKLGAKLTEVRKNGTCAWLRPDGKTQVTVEYLNEGGAMVPVRVHTVLISTQHDETVTNDEIAADLKEHVIKPVIPEKYLDENTIFHLNPSGRFVIGGPHGDAGLTGRKIIIDTYGGWGAHGGGAFSGKDPTKVDRSGAYIVRQAAKSIVASGLARRCIVQVSYAIGVPEPLSVFVDSYGTGKIPDKEILEIVKESFDFRPGMISINLDLKRGGNGRFLKTAAYGHFGRDDADFTWEVVKPLKSNKVQA from the coding sequence ATGGAATCATTTTTGTTCACCTCCGAGTCAGTCAACGAGGGACATCCCGACAAGCTCTGCGACCAGATCTCCGACGCAATCCTCGACGCATGTCTCGAGCAAGACCCGGAAAGCAAAGTCGCTTGCGAGACGTGCACAAAGACCAACATGGTCATGGTCTTCGGCGAGATCACAACCAAGGCTAACGTCGACTACGAAAAAATCGTCCGCAAGACTTGCCGCGAGATCGGTTTCGTCTCCGCCGACGTCGGCCTAGACGCTGACAACTGCAAGGTCCTCGTCAACATCGAGCAGCAGAGCCCCGACATCGCGCAAGGCGTCCACGGTCACCTCACCAAGAAACCCGAGGAGGTCGGAGCCGGTGATCAAGGTCACATGTTCGGTTACGCCACGGACGAGACTCCTGAGCTTATGCCTTTAAGCCACGTCCTCGCTACCAAGCTTGGAGCGAAGCTTACTGAGGTTCGTAAGAACGGGACTTGCGCGTGGTTGAGACCAGACGGTAAGACGCAAGTCACCGTTGAGTATTTGAACGAGGGCGGAGCTATGGTCCCTGTCCGCGTCCACACTGTTTTGATCTCGACGCAGCACGACGAGACCGTGACTAACGATGAGATCGCGGCTGATCTCAAGGAGCATGTGATCAAGCCGGTGATCCCGGAGAAGTACCTTGACGAGAACACCATCTTCCATCTCAACCCGTCTGGTCGTTTTGTGATCGGTGGTCCTCACGGTGACGCTGGACTTACCGGGCGTAAGATCATTATCGACACTTACGGTGGTTGGGGTGCGCACGGAGGTGGTGCTTTCTCTGGAAAGGACCCGACCAAGGTGGATAGGAGTGGGGCCTACATTGTGAGACAAGCTGCTAAGAGTATTGTGGCGAGTGGGCTCGCGAGGAGGTGCATTGTGCAAGTTTCGTACGCCATTGGTGTTCCTGAGCCATTGTCTGTGTTCGTGGACAGCTATGGAACTGGGAAGATTCCAGACAAGGAGATTTTGGAGATTGTGAAGGAGAGTTTTGATTTTAGGCCAGGGATGATATCTATCAACTTGGATTTGAAGAGAGGTGGTAATGGTAGGTTCTTGAAGACTGCTGCTTATGGTCATTTTGGAAGGGACGATGCTGATTTCACCTGGGAGGTTGTGAAACCACTCAAGTCTAACAAGGTCCAAGCTTGA
- the LOC103839315 gene encoding uncharacterized protein LOC103839315 isoform X1, with translation MSTPRNGFSKHQRAEKVCGQRGPNWILIAGGALLSTLSIRFGYKLKQSPLFKPPHQSNASPGFKANGTSERQRCCCLHSSTTSSCAKNNGYSCFRSVPGLYRSQEHLPLTLCVLYNIYSVVCVLCYRKVDKAEKLDGGEGGKRSESLVARALGV, from the exons aTGAGTACACCAAGAAACGGCTTTTCCAAGCATCAGAGAGCTGAGAAAGTCTGTGGTCAGAGAGGGCCTAATTGGATCCTAATCGCAGGTGGAGCCTTGTTGAGCACTCTGTCCATTCGCTTTGGCTACAAGCTTAAGCAGTCGCCTCTTTTCAAACCTCCTCATCAGTCTAATGCCTCTCCTGGATTTAAAG CCAATGGAACATCTGAGAGGCAAAGATGTTGTTGTTTGCACTCCTCCACCACGTCTTCCTGTGCAAAGAATAATGGTTATTCCTGCTTCCGCTCCGTTCCAG GCCTTTACAGGTCACAGGAACATCTGCCTCTGACTCTTTGCgttctatataatatatattctgTAGTTTGTGTATTGTGTTACAGGAAGGTAGACAAGGCAGAGAAGCTTGATGGAGGAGAAGGTGGCAAAAGGAGTGAGTCATTAGTGGCGAGGGCATTAGGTGTTTAG
- the LOC103839315 gene encoding uncharacterized protein LOC103839315 isoform X2, whose translation MSTPRNGFSKHQRAEKVCGQRGPNWILIAGGALLSTLSIRFGYKLKQSPLFKPPHQSNASPGFKANGTSERQRCCCLHSSTTSSCAKNNGYSCFRSVPDALAVNSDGRYLTTRGVDRHVHKEGRQGREA comes from the exons aTGAGTACACCAAGAAACGGCTTTTCCAAGCATCAGAGAGCTGAGAAAGTCTGTGGTCAGAGAGGGCCTAATTGGATCCTAATCGCAGGTGGAGCCTTGTTGAGCACTCTGTCCATTCGCTTTGGCTACAAGCTTAAGCAGTCGCCTCTTTTCAAACCTCCTCATCAGTCTAATGCCTCTCCTGGATTTAAAG CCAATGGAACATCTGAGAGGCAAAGATGTTGTTGTTTGCACTCCTCCACCACGTCTTCCTGTGCAAAGAATAATGGTTATTCCTGCTTCCGCTCCGTTCCAG ATGCTTTAGCTGTTAACTCTGATGGTCGTTACTTGACGACTAGAGGAGTTGATCGCCATGTTCATAAG GAAGGTAGACAAGGCAGAGAAGCTTGA